A single region of the Sulfurospirillum arsenophilum NBRC 109478 genome encodes:
- a CDS encoding GGDEF domain-containing protein: MINCEKIIDSIHVGILTIDADLNIHYVNKWCAVHCDVDAEKVIGTNLLSLFELNSERLKSLKRHIKTALTLNGPSFFTADSNHYLFPIKNSITTKSIFEFMQQDITIIPYSLEQKQVTVLIYDQTSLMEEKARCNKESEDLARAIKVANATIKKLETAKNKLIKQQDMIYKQAHYDHLTSLANRTLLNQRLHLLIEKNQNSGKKFGVLFLDLDNFKEINDSLGHDVGDMILIHVAKTLLLATRKSDTVARFGGDEFIILVDDIEEEKNLEYIASKLIKAIQQPMRVRNLDLNVTTSIGISIFPHHGTDFNQLIKNADLALYVAKAEGRNTYKIHH; the protein is encoded by the coding sequence ATGATAAATTGCGAAAAAATTATTGATTCAATTCATGTGGGTATTTTAACCATCGATGCTGATCTTAATATCCACTACGTGAACAAATGGTGTGCTGTACATTGTGACGTTGATGCGGAAAAAGTTATAGGAACAAATCTACTCTCTTTGTTTGAATTAAATTCAGAGCGCCTCAAATCACTGAAGCGCCATATTAAAACAGCGCTTACCTTGAATGGACCTTCATTTTTTACCGCAGATTCTAACCACTATTTGTTTCCTATAAAAAACTCTATTACAACCAAATCGATCTTTGAGTTTATGCAACAAGATATAACAATCATTCCTTATAGCCTTGAGCAAAAACAGGTCACCGTACTTATTTACGACCAAACCAGCCTTATGGAAGAAAAAGCCAGATGCAATAAAGAGAGTGAAGATTTAGCACGTGCCATAAAAGTGGCTAATGCAACCATTAAAAAACTTGAAACAGCCAAAAACAAACTGATTAAACAACAAGATATGATTTACAAACAAGCCCATTATGACCACCTGACCTCTTTGGCCAATCGTACATTGCTCAACCAAAGACTTCACCTTTTAATTGAAAAAAATCAAAACAGTGGTAAAAAATTTGGTGTGCTCTTTTTAGACTTGGATAATTTTAAAGAGATTAACGATTCCCTTGGACATGATGTTGGAGATATGATTTTGATTCATGTCGCTAAAACATTGCTTCTTGCCACACGAAAAAGTGATACTGTCGCTCGTTTTGGAGGCGATGAGTTTATTATCTTAGTGGATGATATTGAAGAAGAAAAAAACTTAGAATACATTGCTTCAAAACTTATCAAAGCAATACAACAACCTATGAGAGTTCGCAACCTTGATCTTAATGTGACCACCAGTATTGGCATCAGCATCTTCCCTCATCATGGAACAGATTTTAACCAACTTATTAAAAATGCCGACCTTGCACTTTATGTTGCAAAAGCCGAAGGTCGCAATACGTATAAAATTCACCACTAA
- a CDS encoding chemotaxis protein CheC, translated as MKHYFNSQQEDVLKELINVSFGLSASLIGDMLDNHAKLHIPEISSIDIHSLDDKIIEVLEEEYEFYLTKQRFLGSFNGEVLFVFNSYSARAFCNLLLKQEVTDEGDIKSSIMELTNIITSACIGKFCEIIHGETIFKVPSIEKREISEMDKYDKIEGYDNVIIIKTALDIEKENILGHMFILLNNEMLEHLKRTIDKL; from the coding sequence ATGAAACACTATTTTAACTCGCAACAAGAAGATGTTTTAAAGGAGCTGATTAATGTCTCTTTTGGACTATCCGCTTCTTTAATTGGCGATATGCTCGATAATCACGCCAAACTGCATATTCCTGAGATTTCAAGCATTGATATCCACAGTTTAGACGATAAAATCATTGAAGTCTTGGAAGAAGAGTATGAGTTTTACCTCACTAAACAACGCTTTTTAGGCTCTTTTAATGGTGAAGTTCTCTTTGTATTTAACAGCTACTCCGCGCGTGCTTTTTGTAACCTTCTGCTTAAACAAGAGGTAACAGATGAGGGAGATATTAAATCGTCTATTATGGAACTCACAAATATTATTACATCTGCGTGTATTGGCAAATTTTGTGAGATTATTCATGGAGAGACTATTTTTAAAGTTCCATCCATCGAAAAGCGTGAAATTTCTGAAATGGATAAGTACGACAAGATTGAAGGATATGATAATGTTATCATCATTAAAACAGCACTGGATATTGAAAAAGAGAATATCCTAGGGCACATGTTTATTCTTCTCAACAACGAGATGCTTGAACATCTCAAACGTACGATTGATAAGCTATAG
- a CDS encoding response regulator — MSLSNKMIFLVVDDSKISRKWLIEMIPKKIVENAEIIEGCNGEEAIALYDQHRPDVVFLDITMPIVDGFEALERIRAINPEALVVMISADRQKTTKEKVLALGASAIISKPIDEQEFRTTLLKLVF; from the coding sequence ATGAGCTTATCGAACAAAATGATTTTTTTAGTCGTTGACGATTCAAAAATATCACGCAAATGGCTTATTGAGATGATCCCAAAAAAAATCGTTGAAAATGCTGAAATTATTGAAGGGTGCAATGGTGAAGAGGCTATTGCGCTTTATGATCAACATAGACCTGATGTTGTCTTTTTAGACATCACTATGCCCATTGTTGATGGCTTTGAAGCCTTAGAGCGTATTCGCGCTATCAACCCTGAGGCACTCGTGGTTATGATCTCTGCCGATCGTCAAAAAACGACTAAAGAGAAAGTTTTAGCCCTTGGCGCTTCTGCGATCATCTCAAAACCTATAGACGAACAAGAATTCCGTACAACCCTTTTAAAGTTGGTATTTTAA
- a CDS encoding argininosuccinate synthase domain-containing protein, with product MKALVLYSGGLDSMLAMKLLSDQGIDVIALHINIGFGVKEDNYDTLKRRASIAGATLEVIDIRDQYLQEVLFSPKYGYGKQFNPCIDCHGLMFSVAKSLLPRYGASFIATGEVVGQRPMSQNKDALRLVKKIANDIDEDLILRPLCALVMEETKPEREGWVDRSKLRGFNGRGRNAQLALAKELGWEDYPTPAGGCLLTDVQFSIRLRDFVAHDTFSKDDIEVLKNGRHFRLPEGAKLVVGRNEKENDIIDTLNNPKLVLVQVGDDMNAPSSLLSKNASSMDEAEACRIILSFTKALPTQSYTLNIGEKVIHASPYNSKEEAKKYLI from the coding sequence ATGAAAGCATTAGTACTCTATAGTGGCGGGCTTGATAGCATGCTCGCAATGAAACTTTTAAGTGATCAGGGCATTGACGTCATTGCCCTGCATATTAACATTGGTTTTGGTGTCAAAGAAGACAACTACGATACCCTCAAAAGACGCGCAAGTATCGCTGGTGCTACACTTGAAGTCATCGATATCCGCGATCAATATCTGCAAGAGGTGCTCTTTAGCCCAAAATATGGCTATGGCAAACAGTTCAACCCGTGCATTGACTGTCATGGTTTGATGTTTAGTGTTGCAAAATCGCTATTGCCTCGCTATGGCGCTTCGTTTATTGCTACGGGTGAAGTCGTTGGTCAGCGTCCTATGAGCCAAAACAAAGATGCCCTAAGATTGGTGAAAAAAATAGCCAATGACATTGATGAAGATTTGATTCTTCGTCCTCTATGCGCCCTTGTGATGGAAGAGACAAAGCCTGAACGTGAAGGATGGGTTGATCGAAGCAAGCTTCGTGGCTTTAACGGTCGTGGTCGTAATGCACAGCTCGCTCTTGCCAAAGAGTTAGGCTGGGAAGATTATCCAACACCCGCAGGTGGATGTCTCCTTACAGATGTCCAATTTAGTATCCGTTTACGTGATTTTGTGGCACACGATACATTTTCGAAAGATGACATTGAAGTCCTTAAAAATGGGAGGCATTTCAGACTTCCAGAGGGTGCAAAACTTGTGGTTGGACGTAATGAAAAAGAGAATGACATCATTGACACTTTAAATAACCCTAAACTTGTCCTTGTACAAGTAGGCGATGATATGAATGCGCCTAGCTCCTTACTTTCAAAAAATGCCTCTAGCATGGATGAAGCAGAAGCTTGTCGTATCATTTTAAGTTTTACCAAAGCACTTCCAACGCAAAGTTATACTTTAAACATTGGTGAAAAAGTCATCCATGCATCACCGTATAACAGTAAAGAAGAAGCTAAAAAATATCTTATATAG
- the dnaG gene encoding DNA primase, which translates to MIDKSSIENLKQRLDIVDVVGSYLELKKNGANYKCVCPFHNDTSPSLVVSPSKQIYHCFACGAGGDSIKFVMEYEKLSYPETIEKLANMVNFSLSYTTNDGIKKEDRKLMETLNLFYVKQLDNNPSAKQYLIQRGISEASVEKFEIGYAPASFATLDFLSSRGYAMSESMEYGVAGIGENNNPYARFIERVTFPIYSPSNRLVGFGGRTLSNHPAKYVNSPQTKHFNKSQLLYGYQLAKEAIYKQKTIIITEGYLDVIMLHQAGFTHAVATLGTALTNEHIPLITRGDPEVIVAYDGDDAGINAALKASMLLSTHGIKGGVVLFSGGMDPADMVQNNLIDALNHLFRTPQPFIEFALERMVKKYNLKDPLAKQQALTEAMTYLKILPQAVQESYTGMLSEKLGLHHNLVKIQSHHKPQRLDKKERAFEDMLELTIIKTILSEPSLIDTVLDTIDSSMFKTHQEEFSLLLDNQFEHPKLRRISLWEDIKVYDEKSLIASMVAFLYHYYNEKFQEIRMAKELSYDKKQFLIRKIQEKMMKLKQGELVPYESISTL; encoded by the coding sequence ATGATAGATAAATCGTCCATAGAAAACCTCAAACAACGTCTTGATATTGTCGATGTCGTAGGCTCTTACTTAGAGCTTAAAAAAAATGGTGCTAACTATAAGTGCGTGTGCCCTTTTCACAACGATACAAGCCCTAGCCTTGTGGTGAGTCCATCAAAGCAAATTTACCACTGTTTTGCCTGTGGCGCTGGCGGGGATAGCATTAAATTTGTGATGGAGTATGAAAAACTCTCTTACCCTGAGACGATCGAAAAACTAGCAAACATGGTCAATTTTTCACTCTCCTATACCACCAACGATGGCATTAAAAAAGAAGATCGAAAGTTGATGGAGACGCTGAATCTTTTTTACGTTAAACAGCTCGACAATAATCCTTCGGCAAAACAGTATTTAATCCAACGCGGCATTTCTGAAGCGTCTGTTGAAAAATTTGAAATTGGTTATGCACCCGCCTCTTTTGCAACCTTGGATTTTTTGAGTTCACGTGGGTATGCCATGAGCGAAAGCATGGAGTATGGCGTTGCAGGCATCGGGGAAAACAACAACCCTTATGCACGTTTTATCGAACGCGTCACTTTTCCCATCTATTCACCAAGCAACAGACTCGTTGGTTTTGGCGGACGAACGCTCTCAAACCATCCTGCCAAATATGTTAACTCGCCGCAAACCAAACACTTTAATAAATCACAACTGCTGTATGGCTATCAGCTCGCCAAAGAGGCTATTTACAAACAAAAAACCATCATCATCACCGAAGGCTACCTTGATGTCATTATGCTGCATCAAGCGGGATTTACGCATGCCGTGGCGACGCTTGGTACTGCCCTTACCAACGAGCATATTCCACTCATCACGAGGGGTGATCCTGAAGTAATCGTCGCGTATGATGGTGATGATGCAGGCATTAACGCTGCGCTTAAAGCCTCTATGTTACTCAGCACACACGGCATTAAAGGAGGCGTTGTTCTTTTTAGTGGAGGCATGGACCCTGCGGATATGGTTCAAAATAATCTTATTGACGCCCTCAACCACCTCTTTAGAACGCCTCAGCCTTTCATCGAGTTTGCGCTAGAGCGTATGGTTAAAAAGTATAATCTCAAAGACCCCTTGGCAAAGCAGCAAGCACTCACGGAAGCGATGACATACCTCAAAATACTGCCACAAGCCGTCCAAGAGAGCTATACAGGCATGCTCTCAGAAAAACTGGGACTGCACCACAATTTGGTGAAAATCCAAAGCCATCATAAGCCACAAAGACTCGATAAAAAAGAGCGTGCCTTTGAAGATATGCTGGAACTTACGATCATCAAAACGATTTTAAGTGAACCCAGTCTTATAGATACGGTACTCGATACCATCGATAGTTCCATGTTCAAAACCCACCAAGAAGAGTTTTCGCTTCTTTTGGACAATCAATTTGAACATCCTAAGCTTAGACGCATTTCACTATGGGAAGACATCAAAGTGTACGATGAAAAATCATTGATTGCTTCGATGGTCGCATTTTTATACCACTACTACAACGAAAAGTTCCAAGAAATTAGAATGGCAAAAGAGTTGAGTTACGATAAAAAACAGTTTTTGATCCGTAAAATTCAAGAAAAAATGATGAAATTAAAACAAGGTGAATTGGTTCCGTATGAAAGCATTAGTACTCTATAG
- a CDS encoding tetratricopeptide repeat protein, translating to MDNFFIAYRDPLFGVIILFAIVFVISFSNYWWGVFKNKEEKQSIDKFVKKFEIVTDENEYKKLLEDASIPLESLALLAHAYAKSGDYEKAINIYLVTLKRVKGKDEKQYLLSTLGKTYFKAGFLRRSSEVFLESLRLHPRNTESLKYLTVAYEQLQEYVKAEEVLDSLEELGAKVNVQRTYLKALETLKENNLKESQKVEKFLELSKNAPFLKRKLFEYMQENGIKIEPSFFETLSFDTMIDLLWYVDPMVYDILTCKDPLVQQIAMARGLTPYAEQESEAPFALDVLGKLQSIGYDKASLGFEYLCRECKQVFPIHFYRCPHCQSINSVTIQTTLTKAYDEENISFL from the coding sequence TTGGATAATTTTTTTATAGCATACCGCGATCCGCTTTTTGGCGTCATTATCTTGTTTGCGATTGTTTTTGTGATCTCTTTTTCAAACTATTGGTGGGGTGTTTTTAAGAACAAAGAAGAGAAACAAAGTATTGATAAGTTTGTCAAAAAATTTGAAATTGTCACCGATGAAAACGAGTATAAAAAACTTTTAGAAGATGCTTCGATTCCTTTAGAATCGTTAGCCTTACTTGCACATGCATATGCTAAAAGTGGGGATTATGAAAAAGCGATCAACATTTACCTTGTGACGCTCAAACGTGTGAAGGGCAAAGATGAGAAACAGTACTTACTCTCAACTTTAGGAAAAACCTACTTTAAAGCGGGCTTTTTACGTCGAAGTTCCGAAGTCTTTTTGGAGTCATTACGCCTGCATCCACGAAACACAGAGTCTCTCAAATATTTGACGGTAGCGTATGAGCAACTTCAAGAGTATGTGAAAGCAGAAGAAGTACTCGATTCGCTCGAAGAACTTGGGGCGAAAGTAAACGTACAGAGAACCTATCTCAAAGCACTGGAAACACTGAAAGAGAACAATCTTAAAGAGAGTCAGAAAGTTGAAAAATTTTTAGAGCTCAGTAAAAACGCACCTTTTTTAAAGCGAAAATTGTTTGAATATATGCAAGAAAATGGCATCAAAATTGAGCCTTCTTTTTTTGAAACTTTGTCCTTTGACACCATGATAGATCTTTTGTGGTATGTCGACCCCATGGTGTATGATATTCTTACATGTAAAGATCCTCTTGTACAGCAAATAGCGATGGCACGGGGTTTAACGCCTTATGCTGAGCAAGAGAGTGAAGCTCCTTTTGCGCTCGATGTTTTGGGGAAACTTCAAAGCATCGGTTACGACAAAGCGAGTCTTGGCTTTGAATACCTTTGCCGTGAATGCAAACAAGTTTTCCCGATTCATTTTTACAGATGTCCTCATTGCCAAAGCATCAATAGCGTAACAATTCAAACCACACTTACTAAAGCATACGATGAAGAAAATATCTCTTTTCTGTGA
- the rnhA gene encoding ribonuclease HI translates to MKKISLFCDGSSLGNPGAGGYCAILRFGNVEKIVSGGMANATNNQMELLAVIEGLSALKEPCDITLISDSSYVIKGINEWLEGWKRKDFAKVKNPEMWQRYVEVSKNHKVHGIWVRGHDGHVENEMCDKIAKEEATKIKIS, encoded by the coding sequence ATGAAGAAAATATCTCTTTTCTGTGATGGCTCTTCCTTAGGAAATCCTGGGGCTGGGGGCTATTGCGCGATTTTACGTTTTGGGAATGTGGAGAAGATCGTGAGTGGTGGAATGGCAAATGCCACCAATAACCAGATGGAACTTCTTGCGGTCATTGAAGGGCTTTCCGCTCTTAAAGAGCCATGCGATATTACCCTTATTAGCGATTCGAGTTATGTTATCAAAGGCATTAATGAGTGGTTAGAAGGGTGGAAGCGAAAAGATTTTGCCAAAGTGAAAAACCCAGAAATGTGGCAACGTTATGTGGAAGTCTCAAAAAACCATAAAGTACATGGCATTTGGGTTAGAGGGCATGATGGACACGTGGAGAATGAGATGTGCGATAAGATCGCTAAAGAAGAAGCAACCAAAATAAAAATAAGTTAA
- the rnc gene encoding ribonuclease III: MQKRLEALQKRLGYQFKEQDLIIEALTHKSSKQPYNNERLEFLGDAVLDLIVGEYLYHEFTEVAEGELSKLRASLVNEKSFEKLARLLHLGEYIYISLAEENNNGREKPSLLSNAFEAIMGALYLEAGLEKARALAIALLEEAYPKIDMDAIFRDHKTTLQELTQAHFGMTPEYRLVRSFGPDHKKEFEIAVSVRGRDLSVASGKSKKEAQQKAAMLALEILKKEIR; encoded by the coding sequence ATGCAAAAAAGATTAGAGGCGTTACAGAAGCGTTTGGGTTATCAGTTTAAAGAGCAAGACCTGATAATCGAGGCACTTACGCACAAAAGTTCAAAACAACCCTACAACAATGAGCGCTTGGAGTTTTTAGGTGACGCGGTACTGGATCTCATCGTTGGTGAGTACCTTTACCATGAATTCACTGAAGTAGCGGAAGGTGAACTCTCCAAACTTCGCGCTTCCCTTGTCAATGAAAAAAGCTTTGAAAAGCTTGCACGACTGCTGCATTTGGGCGAGTACATCTACATTTCACTCGCGGAAGAGAATAACAATGGCAGAGAAAAACCTTCTTTACTCTCCAACGCATTTGAAGCAATTATGGGCGCACTTTACCTTGAAGCAGGACTTGAAAAGGCTAGAGCTTTGGCCATTGCTCTTTTGGAAGAGGCGTATCCTAAAATCGATATGGATGCCATTTTTAGAGATCACAAAACGACCTTGCAAGAGCTCACACAAGCGCATTTTGGGATGACGCCAGAGTACCGCTTGGTGCGCTCTTTTGGACCCGATCATAAAAAAGAGTTTGAGATAGCCGTTTCCGTGCGCGGTCGTGACCTCTCGGTTGCCAGTGGTAAAAGTAAAAAAGAGGCGCAACAAAAAGCGGCGATGTTGGCATTGGAAATTTTGAAAAAAGAGATCAGATGA
- the aroC gene encoding chorismate synthase → MSSNTFGKKFSFTTFGESHGRAIGCVVDGVPAGLAIDETFIQSELDRRKPGQNKFATARKEGDKIEILSGVFEGLSTGTPIAMVIFNENQKSGDYDSVKDLFRPGHADFTYFHKYGIRDYRGGGRSSARETAARVAAGAIAKLLLNSLHVKVQSGICAIGGIEAKSYDFERVAKSEIYALDGNVEEVQKEAILEAKNAHDSVGGVALVQVVGAPAGLGEPIYYKLDALLAEAMMGINGVKGIEIGEGFHASALKGSQNNDAITKEGFTTNHSGGILGGMSNGDTITCKVYFKPTPSIFIAQETIDKEGNALTCNLKGRHDPCIAVRGSVVAESMAALVIADLLLLNLGSNMEQLKRIYM, encoded by the coding sequence ATGAGCAGTAACACCTTTGGTAAAAAATTTAGCTTTACAACTTTTGGCGAGTCGCATGGACGTGCAATTGGCTGTGTGGTCGATGGTGTACCAGCAGGTTTAGCGATCGATGAAACGTTTATTCAAAGTGAGTTAGATAGGCGAAAACCGGGTCAAAATAAATTTGCAACCGCGCGCAAAGAGGGCGATAAGATCGAGATTTTAAGCGGTGTGTTTGAAGGTCTTAGTACGGGTACGCCTATTGCTATGGTTATTTTCAACGAGAACCAAAAAAGCGGTGACTACGACAGTGTGAAAGACCTTTTTCGTCCAGGGCATGCAGACTTTACCTACTTTCACAAATACGGCATCAGGGATTACCGAGGCGGTGGACGTAGTAGTGCAAGAGAAACAGCGGCGCGTGTAGCGGCAGGTGCTATCGCAAAGTTACTTCTGAACTCTTTACATGTAAAGGTTCAAAGTGGTATTTGCGCGATTGGTGGCATTGAAGCCAAAAGCTATGATTTTGAGCGTGTGGCAAAGAGTGAGATTTACGCACTGGATGGAAACGTCGAAGAGGTGCAAAAAGAGGCTATTTTAGAAGCTAAAAATGCGCATGATTCTGTAGGTGGTGTGGCTCTGGTACAAGTTGTAGGAGCACCCGCAGGACTGGGTGAGCCGATCTATTATAAACTGGATGCTCTTTTGGCAGAAGCTATGATGGGCATAAATGGTGTTAAAGGGATTGAAATCGGTGAAGGCTTTCATGCTTCAGCGCTCAAAGGCTCCCAAAATAACGATGCGATTACCAAAGAAGGTTTTACAACCAATCACAGTGGTGGAATTTTGGGCGGCATGAGCAATGGCGATACCATTACATGTAAAGTCTATTTTAAACCGACACCGTCTATTTTTATCGCTCAAGAGACGATCGATAAAGAGGGAAATGCGCTTACATGTAATCTCAAAGGAAGGCATGACCCTTGCATCGCTGTACGCGGCAGTGTTGTTGCTGAGTCAATGGCAGCGCTCGTCATTGCTGATCTGCTTCTTTTGAATCTTGGATCAAATATGGAACAGCTTAAACGTATTTACATGTAA
- the feoB gene encoding ferrous iron transport protein B, protein MKKIVIALVGQPNVGKSHLANAISGSNLKIGNFAGVTVEKATAHLSTEGFAIEFIDLPGLYSLEDFSADEKVTKDFLLTGEYDLILNVIDSTNLERNLMLTTELMELQKKMVIALNMDDEAIKEGMIVQTEIMSKILSIPCIRVSSKLKINIDLLVNQILHVTKNPLIAPKLIYSNEVEEQLQTIVCFLDDKHFKADSLTNRQIAVGLLWQKKEIYALMHEQPLYIELHPILNNALGHIYMYAQTDEIEEVINRQHSSFAAGLCAEVLSVTQTKNKNITQKIDTLLIHKLFGLPIFIFLMWGLFQLTFTLGQIPMDWIEASFGWLGETVGSTIGNEALKSLIVDGIITGVGSVVMFLPNIMILFLGIALLETTGYMSRAAFLLDGFFHKFGLHGKSFVPLVTGFGCSVPAYMAARTLKNKKDRLLTMFVIGFMSCGARLPVYVLFAGAFFEEDMAGNVLFGIYISGALLGLIAAKILRVSAFKGEDEPFVMEMPKYRLPSLKLLWFVVYAKSIMYVKKAGTFILMASMLIWFISSYPKNILIEEEYTTKIEALQPSVNEEQSVLEETQKEATEAVGEDKSASVEDAIQALENEKREKLMEHTYLGMIGKTIEPAFAPLGFDWKMSVATFSGLAAKEVIVSTLGVLYSLGDKVSEDDTSLRAIITDNISFPSAMAFIVFVMVYLPCLAATAVFAKEAEEARYTVYLVIFTFATAWVLAFITYRVVLLFT, encoded by the coding sequence GTGAAAAAAATTGTTATTGCACTTGTAGGTCAACCCAATGTCGGTAAAAGCCATCTTGCCAATGCTATCAGCGGCTCCAACCTTAAAATTGGAAATTTTGCAGGTGTCACCGTTGAGAAAGCAACCGCACATCTCAGTACTGAAGGATTTGCGATTGAATTTATTGATCTCCCCGGTCTTTATTCCTTAGAAGATTTTTCAGCGGATGAAAAAGTGACTAAAGACTTTTTACTCACAGGGGAATATGACCTTATTTTAAATGTTATAGACTCCACAAATTTAGAACGTAACCTTATGCTGACCACAGAGCTTATGGAACTTCAAAAAAAGATGGTAATCGCTTTAAATATGGACGATGAGGCAATCAAAGAAGGCATGATCGTCCAGACTGAAATAATGAGCAAAATCCTTTCAATTCCTTGTATTCGCGTATCCTCTAAACTAAAAATAAATATTGATTTACTCGTCAATCAGATTTTACATGTAACCAAAAACCCTCTCATTGCACCAAAATTGATTTATAGCAATGAAGTCGAAGAACAACTCCAAACTATCGTATGCTTTTTAGATGATAAACATTTTAAAGCAGATTCTCTTACAAACCGTCAAATAGCTGTTGGTCTTTTGTGGCAGAAAAAAGAAATCTATGCATTAATGCATGAGCAACCGTTGTACATCGAGTTACACCCCATTCTCAATAACGCGCTTGGCCATATTTACATGTACGCACAAACCGATGAGATTGAAGAAGTTATCAACCGCCAACATAGCTCTTTTGCAGCAGGTTTATGTGCAGAAGTACTAAGTGTCACTCAAACAAAAAATAAAAATATTACTCAAAAAATTGACACCCTTTTAATTCATAAGCTCTTTGGTCTTCCTATTTTTATCTTCTTGATGTGGGGACTGTTCCAACTGACGTTTACACTGGGGCAAATCCCTATGGACTGGATTGAAGCGAGTTTTGGTTGGTTGGGTGAAACAGTCGGAAGTACCATAGGTAATGAAGCGCTTAAATCACTGATAGTGGATGGAATCATCACCGGTGTTGGAAGTGTTGTGATGTTCTTACCTAACATTATGATTCTTTTCTTGGGAATTGCCCTTTTAGAAACGACGGGATATATGTCTCGCGCTGCCTTCTTGCTTGATGGCTTTTTTCACAAGTTTGGGCTTCACGGTAAAAGCTTTGTACCCCTTGTTACAGGTTTTGGCTGTTCTGTTCCCGCCTACATGGCAGCACGTACGCTTAAAAACAAAAAAGACCGTTTACTCACGATGTTTGTCATCGGTTTCATGAGTTGTGGAGCACGCCTTCCTGTGTATGTTCTTTTTGCGGGTGCTTTTTTTGAAGAAGATATGGCAGGCAATGTTCTCTTTGGCATTTACATCTCAGGTGCGCTCTTGGGTCTCATAGCAGCTAAAATTCTTCGTGTAAGTGCGTTCAAAGGTGAAGATGAACCTTTCGTTATGGAGATGCCAAAATATCGCCTTCCAAGCTTAAAACTTCTATGGTTTGTAGTCTATGCGAAGTCAATCATGTATGTTAAAAAAGCGGGAACGTTCATTTTAATGGCGTCAATGCTTATCTGGTTTATCAGCTCATACCCAAAAAACATACTCATTGAAGAAGAATACACCACAAAAATCGAAGCGCTCCAACCCTCTGTAAATGAAGAGCAAAGTGTTCTCGAAGAGACTCAAAAAGAGGCTACTGAAGCTGTTGGCGAAGATAAAAGCGCTTCTGTTGAAGATGCTATTCAAGCCTTAGAAAATGAAAAACGCGAGAAATTAATGGAGCATACCTACCTTGGTATGATCGGTAAAACGATTGAGCCTGCCTTTGCACCACTTGGCTTCGACTGGAAAATGAGCGTAGCAACGTTTAGCGGACTTGCGGCCAAAGAGGTTATTGTTTCCACACTGGGTGTGCTTTACTCTTTAGGAGACAAAGTCAGTGAAGATGACACCTCACTTCGCGCCATCATTACAGACAACATCAGCTTCCCATCAGCTATGGCGTTTATCGTTTTTGTTATGGTCTATCTGCCATGCCTTGCAGCAACAGCCGTTTTTGCCAAAGAGGCAGAAGAAGCACGATATACCGTTTATTTGGTCATCTTTACCTTTGCAACAGCATGGGTGCTAGCGTTCATTACCTACCGAGTTGTTTTACTCTTTACCTAA
- a CDS encoding FeoA family protein: MDLSQINKNQKAFIKQIHAQHILKKRLLSLGLSVGKEVEVVETSLQKNTLKVALGFSSVALRFDEAKMIEVEAK, from the coding sequence ATGGATTTATCGCAAATCAATAAAAATCAAAAAGCATTCATAAAACAGATTCATGCGCAACACATACTGAAAAAACGTCTATTATCATTGGGCTTAAGTGTCGGGAAAGAGGTTGAAGTCGTTGAAACAAGCCTTCAAAAAAACACCCTTAAAGTAGCTCTAGGTTTTAGTTCAGTAGCACTTCGCTTTGATGAGGCAAAAATGATCGAAGTGGAGGCTAAGTAG